From one Populus alba chromosome 17, ASM523922v2, whole genome shotgun sequence genomic stretch:
- the LOC118048760 gene encoding metacaspase-1-like, translating into MSGNNHIMMVARGVVCGKCRHRLSIPTTNSTEVKCPTCNNMNPIPNYEQFANKDRSIQKLIVKAKEKISGNDLSSSQKPDSLNKKPSPLSSSSETRPAGKRALLIGVTYKRKHKLKGTINDVKSMRELLILNFGFKEENILVLTEQETEPELIPTKKNILKSLEWLVKGCQAGDSLVFYFSGHGISQPDFEGDERDGFAENICPVDFMTEGMIVDNDINSTIVWPLKKGVTLHAIVDACHSGTVLDLEHVYNRQE; encoded by the exons ATGAGTGGCAATAATCACATCATGATGGTGGCTAGAGGGGTTGTGTGCGGTAAATGTAGACACCGATTATCAATACCGACAACAAATTCCACGGAAGTTAAGTGCCCAACTTGCAATAACATGAATCCAATTCCAAACTATGAACAATTCGCTAACAAAGATCGGAGCATCCAAAAGTTAATCGTTAAGGCAAAGGAAAAGATATCAGGCAATGATCTAAGTAGTAGCCAAAAACCAGACTCGCTGAATAAGAAGCCCTCCCCCTTGTCATCATCATCGGAGACAAGACCAGCAGGGAAGCGAGCGCTGCTGATCGGGGTGACTTACAAAAGGAAGCACAAGCTTAAGGGGACAATCAATGATGTGAAGAGCATGAGAGAATTGTTGATCCTCAATTTTGGCTTCAAGGAGGAGAACATTCTGGTTCTGACAG AGCAGGAGACAGAACCAGAACTAAttccaacaaagaaaaacatccTGAAATCCCTGGAATGGCTCGTGAAGGGCTGTCAGGCAGGTGACTCCCTCGTGTTCTACTTCTCCGGCCATGGCATAAGTCAACCAGATTTTGAAGGTGATGAGCGAGATGGGTTTGCCGAAAATATTTGTCCGGTGGATTTCATGACCGAAGGCATGATCGttgacaatgatattaattCAACCATTGTTTGGCCGCTCAAAAAAGGTGTCACTCTTCATGCAATTGTCGATGCCTGTCACAGCGGAACCGTCCTTGATCTTGAGCATGTCTACAATAGGCAAGAGTAA
- the LOC118048746 gene encoding metacaspase-1-like has protein sequence MSGNNHIMIVARGVVCGKCRHRLSIPTTNSTEVKCPTCNNMNPIPNYEQFGNKDRSIQKLIVKAKEKISGNNLSSSQKPDSLNKKPSPLSSSSETRPAGKRALLIGVTYKRKHKLKGTINDVKSMRELLILNLGFKEENILVLTEQETEPELIPTKKNILKSLKWLVKGCQAGDSLVFYFSGHGISQPDFEGDERDGFAENICPVDFMTEGMIVDNDINSTIVWPLKKGVTLHAIVDACHSGTVLDLEHVYNRQEKKWDDNSPLSGNARKHPDGGLAISLSACLDNQVAADTTAFTGKTMNGAMTFLLIKIMKKYHGPTYGDLLDLMHEELEKANESRCFAEKIFKKITKNMLLQKPQISASKPFDVYKEHFVL, from the exons ATGAGTGGCAATAATCACATCATGATAGTGGCTAGAGGGGTTGTGTGCGGTAAATGTAGACACCGATTATCAATACCGACAACAAATTCCACGGAAGTTAAGTGCCCAACTTGCAATAACATGAATCCAATTCCAAACTATGAACAATTCGGTAACAAAGATCGGAGCATCCAAAAGTTAATCGTTAAGGCAAAGGAAAAGATATCAGGCAATAATCTAAGTAGTAGCCAAAAACCAGACTCGCTGAATAAGAAGCCCTCCCCCTTGTCATCATCATCGGAGACAAGACCAGCAGGGAAGCGAGCGCTGCTGATCGGGGTGACTTACAAAAGGAAGCACAAGCTTAAGGGGACAATCAATGATGTGAAGAGCATGAGAGAATTGTTGATCCTCAATTTGGGCTTCAAGGAGGAGAACATTCTGGTTCTGACAG AGCAGGAGACAGAACCAGAACTAAttccaacaaagaaaaacatccTGAAATCCCTGAAATGGCTCGTGAAGGGCTGTCAGGCAGGTGACTCCCTCGTGTTCTACTTCTCCGGCCATGGCATAAGTCAACCAGATTTTGAAGGTGATGAGCGAGATGGGTTTGCCGAAAATATTTGTCCGGTGGATTTCATGACCGAAGGCATGATCGttgacaatgatattaattCAACCATTGTTTGGCCGCTCAAAAAAGGTGTCACTCTTCATGCAATTGTCGATGCCTGTCACAGCGGAACCGTCCTTGATCTTGAGCATGTCTACAATAGGCAAGA AAAAAAATGGGACGATAACAGCCCTCTATCTGGAAATGCTAGGAAACATCCGGATGGTGGATTGGCAATATCTCTCAGTGCTTGTCTTGATAATCAAGTTGCTGCTGATACCACC GCATTCACGGGAAAGACAATGAATGGAGCTATGACCttccttttaattaaaattatgaagaaaTATCACGGACCAACATATGGTGACCTACTTGATCTGATGCATGAAGAATTGGAGAAAGCTAATGAAAGCAGATGCTTTGctgaaaaaatcttcaaaaaaataacgaAAAACATGTTATTGCAG AAGCCTCAGATTTCAGCTTCCAAACCATTCGATGTTTACAAGGAACATTTTGTTCTGTAA